One Natrinema longum genomic window carries:
- a CDS encoding nitrite/sulfite reductase: protein MNTVEEHKQEKHPLDVVDDVYDYADEELSFEEIEDRAGGGEWERLKWAGMYAQKQEGYFMIRTKVPGGKLTPEQAEVIGEVTDDLAVAPEEYGGEEQNELWGDAYLDITTRQDIQKHWIRVEDVPEMWDRYDEVGLTTVQGCGDSARNVLGCPAAGLDDHECFNAQPVIEAVSDFFTENREYANLPRKFKITITGCAHDCAQSQINDVGLVPAKKEIGVSGEAGGSSDSSDGGESLYGFHARVGGGLSDGPRMGSELDAFIRPEDAVEFCRAVAQTFKELGDRNNRGVCRMRYLVEQLGAEKFEEAVRDRCTVDLPTGGQNLTVGYQGDHVGVHEQKQDGLNYVGFNVIAGRMGGDEFAAAARAAETYGTEDASVRLATDQNFLITHIPDENVDDLLAEPFAQEYSPDPGPFSRGAVGCTGNEFCNYAIIETKKRTKRWARELDDRIDVPDDIEAIRMHMSGCSASCAQPQIADIGFRGETVKLEDGDDIVEGMDFGLGGSLGADNEFLDWVESAVPADSVIPALEQLFEAYSEDRDEGEKFYEWCRGVDNAELRSIMQGADAPVARGVAHGD, encoded by the coding sequence GTGAATACAGTCGAAGAACACAAACAGGAGAAACATCCCCTCGACGTCGTCGACGACGTCTACGACTACGCCGACGAGGAACTCTCCTTCGAGGAAATCGAGGATCGTGCCGGCGGCGGCGAGTGGGAGCGGCTGAAGTGGGCCGGCATGTACGCCCAGAAGCAGGAGGGCTACTTCATGATCCGGACCAAGGTGCCGGGCGGGAAGCTCACGCCCGAGCAGGCCGAAGTGATCGGCGAGGTCACCGACGACCTCGCGGTCGCCCCCGAGGAGTACGGCGGCGAGGAACAGAACGAACTCTGGGGCGACGCCTACCTCGACATCACGACCCGACAGGACATCCAGAAACACTGGATCCGCGTCGAGGACGTGCCCGAGATGTGGGACCGCTACGACGAGGTCGGCCTGACGACGGTCCAGGGCTGCGGTGACTCGGCCCGAAACGTCCTCGGCTGCCCCGCGGCCGGCCTCGACGACCACGAGTGTTTCAACGCGCAGCCGGTCATCGAGGCGGTCTCGGACTTCTTCACCGAGAACCGCGAGTACGCCAACCTCCCCCGGAAGTTCAAGATCACGATCACGGGCTGTGCCCACGACTGCGCCCAGTCCCAGATCAACGACGTTGGACTCGTCCCCGCAAAAAAGGAGATCGGCGTCTCCGGCGAAGCCGGAGGCTCGTCGGACTCGTCCGACGGTGGCGAGTCCCTCTACGGCTTCCACGCCCGCGTCGGCGGCGGCCTCTCCGACGGCCCGCGGATGGGCTCCGAACTCGACGCCTTCATCAGGCCCGAGGACGCCGTCGAGTTCTGTCGCGCCGTCGCCCAGACGTTCAAGGAACTGGGTGACCGGAACAACCGCGGCGTCTGTCGCATGCGGTATCTCGTCGAGCAGCTGGGGGCCGAGAAGTTCGAGGAGGCCGTCCGCGACCGCTGTACCGTCGACCTGCCGACCGGCGGCCAGAACCTGACCGTCGGCTATCAGGGCGACCACGTCGGCGTCCACGAGCAGAAACAGGACGGGCTCAACTACGTCGGCTTCAACGTGATCGCCGGCCGCATGGGCGGCGACGAGTTCGCCGCGGCGGCCCGCGCTGCCGAGACGTACGGGACCGAGGACGCTTCCGTCCGCCTCGCGACGGACCAGAACTTCCTCATCACCCACATCCCCGACGAGAACGTCGACGACCTGCTGGCGGAGCCGTTCGCTCAGGAGTACAGCCCCGATCCGGGGCCGTTCTCGCGGGGCGCAGTCGGCTGTACCGGCAACGAGTTCTGTAACTACGCCATCATCGAGACGAAAAAGCGAACCAAGCGCTGGGCTCGCGAACTCGACGACCGCATCGACGTCCCCGACGACATCGAGGCCATCCGGATGCACATGTCCGGCTGCTCCGCGTCGTGTGCCCAGCCCCAGATCGCCGACATCGGCTTCCGCGGCGAGACGGTCAAGCTCGAGGACGGCGACGACATCGTCGAGGGAATGGACTTCGGTCTCGGCGGCTCGCTGGGTGCCGACAACGAGTTCCTCGACTGGGTCGAGAGCGCCGTCCCCGCCGATTCCGTGATCCCGGCCTTAGAGCAGTTGTTCGAGGCCTACAGCGAGGATCGCGACGAGGGCGAGAAGTTCTACGAGTGGTGTCGTGGCGTCGACAACGCCGAGCTGCGATCGATCATGCAAGGGGCCGACGCGCCGGTCGCACGGGGTGTTGCCCATGGGGATTAA
- a CDS encoding Coenzyme F420 hydrogenase/dehydrogenase, beta subunit C-terminal domain, whose translation MGINGEDEQRFPHVPSSDDDDDAVVVPDAEGGASRSRENTDHAREGAIATDGGANAEGDSCSPNTCTCGEQTGTDAEPETKPVATDGAGVANVDEMGELGDLEFTEPAENVSQDVYDDAPDTRVGIPDGVDLETPEYSIRSRMNDIETPDEKTWFMELDEAVIDEGRCIQCGTCVAACPSDSIGVGDDGLPELVKMCTGCSMCWDFCPRGGMRYERQWKITGGEDNVKGAGDPITEFSAKVEDDWTDEAQDGGVVTGVLATLLEEGEIDGALVATESEDEAWKAESYLATTTEDLIANAGTVYNQTLALGNLDLEQWEHKLPDKDWEDLSLAIVGTPCEIEGIRALQDFEWDYQAQDEGIRAVDYTIALMCTKNFNYHSLMGEQLEEQRGISPAEIGKMDVLDGKMMVYDHDGEMIVEEDIENFHDAALKGCDECADFTGFCSDITVGSVGSSDEYSSVIIRTEQGMKAWELTEPNLDYHDLEDKSAVGKLQGWDKKKAFESLERPFDPDAPRFIEYTDHAENYGTALNPHDQGH comes from the coding sequence ATGGGGATTAACGGCGAGGACGAACAGCGTTTCCCCCACGTGCCGTCGTCGGACGACGATGACGACGCCGTCGTCGTCCCCGACGCCGAGGGCGGCGCGTCCCGTTCCCGGGAGAACACGGACCACGCTCGAGAGGGCGCTATCGCGACCGACGGCGGCGCGAACGCCGAGGGCGATAGCTGCTCGCCGAACACCTGCACCTGCGGCGAGCAGACCGGTACCGACGCCGAACCGGAAACGAAGCCCGTCGCCACGGACGGTGCCGGCGTCGCCAACGTCGACGAGATGGGCGAACTCGGCGACCTCGAGTTCACCGAGCCCGCCGAGAACGTCAGTCAGGACGTCTACGACGACGCCCCCGACACTCGCGTCGGAATTCCGGACGGGGTCGACCTCGAGACGCCCGAGTACTCGATCCGCTCGCGGATGAACGACATCGAGACGCCGGATGAGAAGACCTGGTTCATGGAACTGGACGAGGCGGTCATCGACGAGGGACGGTGTATCCAGTGTGGGACCTGCGTCGCCGCCTGTCCGTCGGACTCGATCGGCGTCGGCGACGACGGCCTGCCGGAACTGGTCAAGATGTGTACCGGCTGTTCGATGTGTTGGGACTTCTGTCCCCGCGGCGGGATGCGCTACGAGCGCCAGTGGAAGATCACCGGCGGCGAGGACAACGTCAAGGGCGCGGGCGACCCGATCACGGAGTTCTCCGCGAAGGTCGAGGACGACTGGACCGACGAGGCCCAGGACGGCGGCGTCGTCACCGGCGTCCTCGCGACGCTGCTCGAGGAAGGCGAGATCGACGGCGCGCTTGTCGCGACCGAGAGCGAAGACGAAGCCTGGAAGGCCGAGAGCTACCTCGCCACGACGACCGAGGACCTCATCGCAAACGCCGGCACCGTCTACAACCAGACGCTCGCGCTGGGCAACCTCGACCTCGAACAGTGGGAACACAAACTCCCCGACAAGGACTGGGAGGACCTCTCACTGGCCATCGTCGGCACGCCCTGTGAGATCGAGGGCATCCGCGCCCTGCAGGACTTCGAGTGGGACTACCAGGCCCAGGACGAGGGTATCCGCGCGGTCGATTACACGATCGCGCTGATGTGTACCAAGAACTTCAACTACCACAGCCTCATGGGCGAGCAGCTAGAGGAGCAACGTGGCATCTCACCCGCGGAGATCGGCAAGATGGACGTCCTCGACGGCAAGATGATGGTCTACGACCACGACGGCGAGATGATCGTCGAGGAGGACATCGAGAACTTCCACGACGCCGCGCTCAAGGGCTGTGACGAGTGTGCCGACTTCACCGGCTTCTGTTCGGACATCACCGTCGGCTCCGTCGGCTCGAGCGACGAGTACTCGAGCGTCATTATCCGGACCGAGCAGGGGATGAAGGCCTGGGAACTCACCGAGCCGAACCTCGACTACCACGACTTAGAGGACAAGTCGGCGGTCGGCAAACTCCAGGGCTGGGACAAGAAGAAGGCCTTCGAGAGCCTCGAGCGGCCCTTCGATCCCGACGCCCCGCGGTTCATCGAGTACACCGACCACGCCGAGAACTACGGGACGGCACTGAACCCCCACGATCAGGGGCACTGA
- a CDS encoding NAD+ synthase, producing the protein MIDLRFSEAELEQRREHITGFIREQIDAAGAEGAVLGLSGGIDSTLTATLAVEALGAENLHGLVLPATVSSEGNMSDAERVAQDLEIGYDVIEIEPLVDSLLAAYPEAEGDREAVGNARARLRAVLNYLVANHEQRLVLGTGNRSEAAVGYFTKYGDGAVDCHPIGNLYKGQVRQLARHVGVPEELAAKTATAELWADQTDEDELGISYDTLDSILAAHIDGPLSVAATCRLLEVDEATVERVRGMYERSEHKRTVPPAPPSLE; encoded by the coding sequence ATGATCGACCTTCGGTTTTCGGAGGCGGAACTCGAGCAGCGGCGCGAACACATTACCGGCTTCATTCGCGAACAGATCGACGCCGCGGGTGCCGAGGGTGCCGTTCTCGGCCTCTCTGGAGGGATCGACAGCACGCTGACCGCGACCCTCGCCGTCGAGGCTCTCGGGGCCGAGAACCTCCACGGCCTCGTCCTGCCGGCGACCGTCAGCAGCGAGGGGAACATGAGCGACGCCGAGCGGGTCGCCCAGGACCTCGAGATTGGCTACGACGTGATCGAGATCGAACCGCTCGTGGATTCGCTGCTGGCGGCGTATCCGGAGGCCGAGGGCGACCGCGAGGCGGTCGGCAACGCACGCGCTCGCCTCCGGGCCGTGCTGAACTATCTCGTCGCCAACCACGAACAGCGACTGGTTCTGGGAACCGGCAACCGCAGCGAGGCTGCGGTTGGCTACTTCACCAAGTACGGCGACGGAGCCGTCGACTGCCACCCGATCGGGAACCTCTACAAGGGGCAGGTCCGCCAGCTCGCCCGTCACGTCGGCGTTCCCGAGGAGTTGGCAGCCAAAACCGCGACTGCGGAGCTGTGGGCCGACCAGACCGACGAGGACGAACTGGGGATCAGCTACGACACCCTCGACTCGATCCTGGCCGCCCACATCGACGGCCCGCTCTCGGTCGCCGCGACCTGCCGGCTACTCGAGGTCGACGAAGCGACCGTCGAACGGGTCCGCGGCATGTACGAGCGAAGCGAACACAAACGAACGGTCCCGCCGGCACCGCCGTCGCTCGAGTAA
- a CDS encoding GNAT family N-acetyltransferase encodes MPGPVFLDADRVTLRPVEEEDLEFLQARVNDPTIWRSIGRSRPLNGEQEREFFENVICGDDTVDLLIVADSTPIGTIGLFEFDWEARTAEIGYWIAPDHHEQGYGTEATERVVRYAFDQLGLHRISAHVFEFNEPSQRLLEALGFTREGVHRDSEFVDGEYQDVYWYGLLEDEWRERAD; translated from the coding sequence ATGCCCGGCCCAGTGTTTCTGGACGCCGACCGCGTAACGCTCCGACCGGTCGAGGAGGAGGATCTCGAATTCCTGCAAGCGCGGGTCAACGATCCGACGATCTGGCGGTCGATCGGACGATCCAGACCCCTCAACGGCGAGCAGGAACGCGAGTTCTTCGAGAACGTGATCTGTGGCGACGACACTGTAGATCTGCTGATCGTCGCCGATTCGACGCCGATCGGAACGATCGGTCTCTTCGAATTCGACTGGGAGGCCCGGACCGCCGAGATCGGGTACTGGATCGCACCCGACCACCACGAACAGGGGTACGGCACCGAAGCGACGGAACGTGTCGTCCGGTACGCCTTCGACCAGCTCGGTCTCCATCGGATCTCTGCCCACGTGTTCGAGTTCAACGAGCCGTCACAGCGGCTTCTCGAGGCACTCGGGTTCACGCGAGAGGGCGTTCATCGCGATAGCGAGTTCGTCGATGGCGAGTACCAGGACGTCTACTGGTACGGCCTGCTCGAGGACGAGTGGCGAGAACGAGCGGATTGA
- a CDS encoding enoyl-CoA hydratase/isomerase family protein, with protein sequence MIDVDADGPIRTVTMDRPDARNALTVDGLGALERAVDDAEEPVIYLRGRGPAFSAGADLNAVAALEGDRDRAAEFARLGQRVARTIEDSPAVVVAGIDGPARGGGLELALACDVRVGTPESTYGEPGVSFGLFGAWGGTARLPRVLGEGDALEFALSGRSIDAEEALRIGLISRLEDDPRSVAEEIAGNAADTLGVLKHRIRDGSERAIQERREAAAFADLVAAHADDIDALLE encoded by the coding sequence ATGATCGACGTCGACGCCGACGGACCGATTCGCACCGTGACGATGGACCGCCCCGACGCGCGCAACGCGCTGACGGTCGACGGACTCGGGGCCCTCGAGCGGGCGGTCGACGACGCCGAGGAGCCCGTGATCTATCTTCGTGGCCGTGGCCCGGCGTTCTCCGCGGGTGCCGATCTGAACGCGGTCGCAGCGCTCGAGGGGGATCGCGACCGCGCTGCGGAGTTCGCGCGCCTGGGCCAGCGCGTGGCTCGAACGATCGAAGACTCGCCGGCGGTCGTCGTGGCGGGGATCGACGGCCCCGCACGCGGGGGCGGCCTCGAACTCGCGCTGGCCTGTGACGTGCGGGTCGGAACGCCCGAGTCGACCTACGGCGAACCGGGAGTTAGCTTCGGCCTGTTCGGTGCCTGGGGCGGAACCGCTCGGTTGCCGCGCGTGCTGGGCGAGGGCGACGCCCTCGAGTTCGCGCTGTCGGGACGGTCGATCGACGCCGAGGAAGCGCTTCGGATCGGGCTGATTTCGCGTCTCGAGGACGACCCACGGTCCGTCGCCGAGGAGATCGCGGGGAACGCTGCGGATACACTCGGCGTCCTGAAACACCGGATCCGTGACGGAAGCGAGCGCGCCATCCAGGAACGACGCGAAGCAGCCGCCTTCGCCGACCTCGTCGCCGCTCACGCCGACGATATCGACGCGTTGCTCGAGTAA
- a CDS encoding DUF7114 family protein: MEKADSCRRAAAEAVADVEPPQLHDYIESTLDRASMVPATLTLESAAMMAAERRVLEDDQLLDDDFDVDPDRTQTAADRDDDVGRGADEIATHAAGVQLIYEGLRLTRSLAHDEPWSATDADASDGDLAILAADILVARGFYLLARTDAADKAVRTVQSFGRDQTRRSEHAADSGLETDPADYDGETESATGIGADSVEPGSLDANLERDVIELAVLTGAVAVGETPSPRLLAIAEALAETVGTSFPPVEGSLVDLEPSIREQSLEEQPTDRATSATDP; this comes from the coding sequence ATGGAGAAGGCCGACAGTTGTCGGCGTGCCGCCGCCGAGGCCGTCGCGGACGTCGAACCACCACAGCTACACGACTATATCGAATCTACCCTCGATCGGGCATCGATGGTCCCCGCCACGCTCACGCTCGAGAGCGCTGCGATGATGGCAGCCGAGCGACGGGTGCTCGAGGACGATCAGTTACTTGACGACGACTTCGATGTCGATCCGGATCGAACGCAGACGGCCGCCGATCGCGACGACGACGTCGGTCGCGGGGCAGACGAGATCGCCACCCACGCGGCTGGCGTCCAGCTCATCTACGAGGGGTTGCGACTGACGCGGTCGCTCGCCCACGACGAGCCCTGGTCGGCGACCGATGCCGACGCCAGCGACGGCGATCTCGCGATCCTCGCCGCCGACATCCTCGTGGCTCGTGGGTTCTACCTGCTGGCCCGTACTGACGCCGCCGACAAAGCCGTCCGCACCGTCCAGTCGTTCGGTCGCGATCAGACCCGTCGCAGCGAACACGCCGCCGACAGCGGGCTCGAGACGGATCCTGCCGACTACGACGGCGAAACCGAATCCGCAACCGGAATCGGGGCCGACAGCGTCGAGCCCGGGTCGCTCGACGCCAACCTCGAGCGCGACGTGATCGAACTCGCCGTCCTCACCGGGGCCGTCGCCGTCGGCGAAACCCCCTCGCCACGGCTGCTCGCCATCGCCGAGGCCCTCGCCGAGACCGTTGGCACCTCGTTCCCGCCAGTCGAAGGCTCGCTCGTCGACCTCGAGCCCTCGATCCGAGAGCAGTCCCTCGAGGAGCAACCGACCGATCGGGCGACGTCGGCGACGGATCCCTGA
- a CDS encoding tyrosine-type recombinase/integrase codes for MNRTDPLDNLGSGDTMSTEVPPAPEDCEFDYPLVSERSKRDLQEFGLNMVDDYRDFKRELLSWLANYGKNPEKHEGLARSTLESTHYKLETAFRWLWRYENQYTTQFTPDHADKFVRVLDQSDGMIDSTVLHHAKDIKRYFRFSNHVRGTDYEWELDVELSQSNGDERDYLRRSTFEPLYQAALEHSSVKSYHSVSPDERSQLKAFVAQRLGIPKEKVGPAEFKEANSWKYPSMIAVTLDTGLRPIEVGRAKVSWVNLEDNELNIPKDESTKNEAHWNCAIKGRTAKALKRWLDERASLDKYEDRDELWLTQKSSPYSSKSCNALLHRVIESGNVPIPEHKEISWYSIRHGVATYWANHVGPHHAKEQLRHKSLNTTMKYLHSDAETRNSAVEQIW; via the coding sequence ATGAACCGGACTGACCCACTCGATAACCTCGGCAGTGGTGATACCATGTCCACGGAGGTTCCGCCCGCGCCCGAGGACTGCGAGTTCGATTATCCGTTGGTTAGCGAGCGCTCGAAGCGCGACCTGCAAGAGTTCGGGCTGAACATGGTAGACGACTACCGTGACTTCAAGCGTGAACTGCTGTCGTGGCTCGCTAACTACGGGAAGAACCCCGAGAAGCACGAGGGACTTGCTCGCTCCACGCTCGAATCCACCCACTACAAACTCGAAACGGCCTTCCGCTGGCTCTGGCGGTACGAGAACCAGTACACCACGCAGTTCACGCCCGACCACGCAGACAAGTTCGTTCGAGTCCTCGACCAGTCGGACGGGATGATCGACTCGACCGTTCTCCACCACGCCAAGGACATTAAGCGGTACTTCCGCTTCAGTAACCACGTCCGGGGAACGGATTACGAGTGGGAACTCGACGTAGAACTCTCGCAGTCCAACGGAGACGAACGAGACTACCTTCGTCGTAGTACGTTCGAGCCGCTGTATCAAGCGGCGCTCGAACACTCGTCAGTCAAAAGTTACCACTCCGTCTCGCCTGATGAACGTAGTCAACTGAAGGCCTTCGTCGCACAGCGGCTTGGTATCCCGAAAGAGAAGGTCGGTCCGGCGGAGTTCAAAGAAGCGAACTCGTGGAAGTACCCGTCTATGATTGCGGTCACTCTCGACACTGGATTACGTCCCATTGAGGTTGGGCGGGCAAAGGTGTCGTGGGTGAACCTCGAAGACAACGAGTTGAACATCCCCAAGGACGAGTCTACGAAGAATGAGGCACACTGGAACTGTGCGATCAAGGGTCGAACTGCGAAGGCTCTGAAGCGATGGCTCGATGAACGGGCGTCGCTGGACAAGTACGAGGACAGGGACGAGTTGTGGCTGACGCAGAAATCGTCACCGTACAGTTCCAAGTCCTGCAATGCGCTCCTTCATCGAGTGATCGAGAGTGGGAACGTTCCGATCCCCGAGCATAAGGAGATTTCGTGGTACTCTATCCGGCACGGTGTGGCGACCTATTGGGCGAACCACGTGGGTCCTCACCACGCAAAAGAGCAACTGCGCCACAAGAGTCTGAACACGACTATGAAGTATCTTCATTCGGATGCAGAGACGCGGAATAGTGCTGTAGAGCAAATCTGGTAG
- a CDS encoding FxLYD domain-containing protein — MELNRRRYLGSLGTTATVLALAGCTSDESDSDEGNANGNSGDSDTSDSGNNNGDNNGGDTNTGDNGDDNQSDVEILDHEFYEEEFQSGVRGTAINNAGRELSYVEATATFLDADGTQIGEGLDNVNDLAAGREWEFDCMYTSQDASRIEEYEVEVSVGF; from the coding sequence ATGGAACTAAATCGAAGACGATACCTCGGGAGTCTCGGAACGACTGCTACCGTCCTCGCCCTCGCGGGCTGTACCAGCGACGAAAGTGATTCAGACGAAGGAAACGCCAACGGAAACAGCGGTGACAGCGATACCAGCGACTCCGGAAACAATAACGGAGACAACAACGGCGGCGACACCAACACCGGAGACAACGGTGACGACAACCAGTCGGACGTAGAGATTCTCGACCACGAGTTCTACGAGGAAGAATTTCAGTCGGGTGTCCGTGGCACTGCTATCAACAACGCTGGCAGGGAACTCTCATACGTCGAAGCGACCGCGACGTTCCTCGACGCCGATGGGACGCAGATCGGTGAAGGACTCGACAACGTGAACGACCTCGCGGCTGGTCGTGAATGGGAGTTCGACTGTATGTACACGAGCCAAGACGCGAGCCGTATCGAAGAGTACGAAGTCGAAGTCTCGGTCGGGTTCTGA
- a CDS encoding MarR family transcriptional regulator, protein MRLSGDFMVICDDRILEYLAENETGTPKEMADSGLVRFSRSYITQRAKILLNYGLVRHLGNGVYTLSERGQQYLDGDLDAAELEPDED, encoded by the coding sequence ATGCGATTATCGGGTGACTTCATGGTAATCTGTGATGACCGAATCCTCGAATACCTCGCGGAGAATGAGACAGGAACGCCGAAGGAAATGGCTGACAGCGGCCTTGTGCGGTTCAGTCGGTCGTATATCACACAACGAGCCAAGATCCTCCTGAACTACGGACTGGTTCGGCACCTCGGAAACGGAGTGTACACACTTTCGGAACGAGGCCAACAGTATCTCGACGGCGATCTTGACGCCGCAGAACTCGAGCCGGACGAGGACTGA
- a CDS encoding SWIM zinc finger family protein, whose translation MDVLDADVAVEKRAQWEAFSFALLGDGDVEVVNGSHEDADDHTYTVHVEGGIPSDCTCPAFEYQSGPCKHMIAVAIREPVLEAASRERSVRADGGVTLDSFATEDTNENECWCDDHDFPCFDCYRDGQRDLPGDSE comes from the coding sequence GTGGACGTACTTGACGCCGACGTGGCAGTCGAGAAGCGAGCGCAGTGGGAAGCGTTCTCGTTTGCGCTGCTCGGAGACGGCGACGTAGAGGTAGTCAACGGCTCCCACGAGGACGCTGACGACCACACCTATACCGTCCATGTCGAGGGCGGTATACCGAGCGATTGCACCTGTCCGGCCTTCGAATACCAGTCGGGTCCGTGCAAGCACATGATCGCGGTCGCTATTCGAGAACCAGTCCTCGAAGCGGCCAGCCGGGAGCGGTCCGTTCGCGCCGACGGTGGTGTGACGCTCGACTCGTTCGCTACCGAGGACACCAACGAGAACGAGTGCTGGTGTGACGACCACGACTTCCCGTGCTTCGACTGCTATCGGGATGGTCAGCGCGATCTTCCGGGTGATTCCGAATGA
- a CDS encoding DUF4268 domain-containing protein has translation MPEFASLEAQEAREYWEHEAQEFTPWIADEIRAEGVSKLEDSLGLDLEIIEEEKSVGRYNVDILAEVVDDNRNVVIENQLNPSDHDHLGKSIAYASGVDADIIVWIAPRFYDEHRDAMQWLNENSREGVDLFAIRLEVWKIGNSDPAVRLNPVAEPSEWKEKAKRSEGELTETETLQEEFWTEFRDRIEDRDTPLSARKPYPEYYYNNPIGKAGFELQFTINSRDNELGTGLVIRDDAEAYRELIEQSQQIESEFDRELTWNEPEETRSGKKRSRIVVTKSADVTDQDQWDEYLDWMVEHGEKFHEVFYDRIQQL, from the coding sequence ATGCCCGAATTTGCTTCGCTTGAAGCCCAAGAAGCACGCGAGTATTGGGAGCATGAGGCGCAAGAGTTCACTCCGTGGATAGCAGATGAAATCCGCGCAGAGGGCGTTTCCAAGTTGGAAGACTCGTTAGGGTTGGACCTCGAGATAATCGAGGAAGAGAAGAGCGTTGGACGTTACAACGTCGATATTCTCGCAGAGGTCGTAGACGATAACCGAAACGTCGTTATCGAGAATCAACTGAACCCCTCGGATCATGACCACTTGGGGAAGTCTATTGCCTACGCCTCCGGTGTTGACGCGGACATTATCGTGTGGATAGCGCCTCGATTCTACGACGAACACCGAGATGCGATGCAATGGCTCAACGAGAACAGTCGTGAGGGCGTAGACCTGTTTGCTATCCGCCTCGAAGTATGGAAAATAGGTAATTCCGATCCTGCTGTCCGGCTCAATCCTGTTGCAGAACCGAGCGAGTGGAAGGAGAAGGCCAAACGATCAGAGGGTGAGCTGACCGAGACGGAGACATTGCAGGAAGAGTTTTGGACCGAGTTTCGGGATCGGATCGAGGACCGCGATACTCCCTTGAGCGCACGGAAACCGTACCCGGAATACTACTACAACAACCCGATTGGAAAAGCGGGCTTCGAACTTCAGTTCACCATCAACTCGCGCGACAACGAACTCGGGACCGGGCTTGTGATCCGAGACGACGCCGAAGCGTATCGAGAGTTGATCGAGCAATCCCAACAGATCGAGTCCGAATTTGACCGAGAACTAACGTGGAACGAACCAGAGGAAACACGTTCAGGGAAGAAGCGAAGTCGGATTGTGGTCACGAAGTCCGCTGATGTGACGGACCAAGACCAATGGGATGAATACCTCGATTGGATGGTTGAACACGGTGAGAAGTTCCACGAGGTCTTCTACGACCGGATTCAGCAGCTATAA